The Equus asinus isolate D_3611 breed Donkey chromosome 15, EquAss-T2T_v2, whole genome shotgun sequence genome includes a window with the following:
- the EPB41L1 gene encoding band 4.1-like protein 1 isoform X1 produces MTTETGPDSEVKKAQEEAPQQPEAAADATTPVTPAGHGHPEANSNEKHLPQQDTRPAEQSLDMEEKDYGEADGLSERTTPSKAQKSPQKIAKKYKSAICRVTLLDASEYECEVEKHGRGQVLFDLVCEHLNLLEKDYFGLTFCDADSQKNWLDPSKEIKKQIRSSPWNFAFTVKFYPPDPAQLTEDITRYYLCLQLRADIITGRLPCSFVTHALLGSYAVQAELGDYDAEEHVGNYVSELRFAPNQTRELEERIMELHKTYRGMTPGEAEIHFLENAKKLSMYGVDLHHAKDSEGIDIMLGVCANGLLIYRDRLRINRFAWPKILKISYKRSNFYIKIRPGEYEQFESTIGFKLPNHRSAKRLWKVCIEHHTFFRLVSPEPPPKGFLVMGSKFRYSGRTQAQTRQASALIDRPAPFFERSSSKRYTMSRSLDGEFSRPASVSENHDAGPDSDKREEDGESGGRRSEAEEGELRTPTKIKELKPEQETTPRHKQEFLDKPEDVLLKHQASINELKRTLKEPNSKLIHRDRDWERERRLPSSPASPSPKGTPEKANESQRTQDISQQDLAPEPGTATGLEVFTQKSLAASPEGSEHWVFIEREYTRPEELSLLKMTTTQQEEREAGLTDILADGRLSKVDVLVDKFKVEVATEVMVGTGRANTQQQGRMIASPEDFESVWEEGLWARDGPGGASLAVGYTLAEKLLEGSRFQVGTGETTIRMRHVSGGQQEGQTELRKELGEFQAGGRPSTPGTRPAEMDGLSLASDRGGLQSFLLDPADVEARADSSDETDTSFAERSFYLSYGEKDSEDQALPPPLEESEEHMDASPGDKTRPERSEKLAESSELNSSGPWGSAAVSCRNTGEEDEVHSPSSEEGAGPPRKHGRLDDLEAFVEQLSKETSPGQTFAEAWEEARWGVEGQFTHSASTVASEEEAPKSGDLMEKAEKSPPVGWKNHSPHRGGHVNPDLLACALPWAISPDNVRKPAKPDRGNVLPKDRGLVHTQTGELAMEDSRASAFLQMEVITHLPASPGPFQAQAAPEEVSPSPAPHKSGDPSQLMDPFGEKSLVFLKQAHPPKESPEPKDQVGLFVTPDRGECRAPPIASRKPRVVPEEAEGAIPLGLVFPSGKQKEMTSFQAGGQEGSLEDISKTSVANKIHIFETHGVRPTRRVSQGETRALPNELSSEASTGQVEQQRNKLLDLGFIQLQPLGDFAGPKATHSSVIQPATRHFRQGIPAVSPQEGGMELQLVSPDSGCETTLEEVTGGTGHNKSGDAVREEKRVTSLAANPSGKGGRLRFTSPSGPQRAGLREGSEEKVKPPRPKAPESDTGDEDQDQERDAVFLKDNHLAIERKCSSITVSSTSSLEAEVDFTVIGDYHGSAFEDFSRSLPELDRDKSDSEPEGLVFSRDLNKGGPGQDDESGGIEDSPDRGACSTLDMPQFEPVKTETMTVSSLAIRKKIEPEAVLQTRVSTVDTSQVDGTAPGGKEFMPTTPSITTETISTTMENSVKSGKGAAAMIPGPQTVATEIRSLSPIIGKDVLTSTYSATAETLSTSTTTHVTKTVKGGFSETRIEKRIIITGDEDVDQDQALALAIKEAKLQHPDMLVTKAVVYRETDPSPEERDKKPQPCRTTRASQTAMIVEVP; encoded by the exons AGCCTAGACATGGAGGAGAAGGACTACGGTGAGGCCGACGGCCTGTCAGAGAGGACCACGCCCAGCAAGGCCCAGAAATCGCCCCAGAAGATTGCCAAGAAATACAAGAGTGCCATCTGCCGAGTCACTCTGCTCGATGCCTCTGAGTATGAGTGTGAGGTGGAG aAACATGGCCGGGGCCAGGTGCTATTTGACCTGGTCTGTGAGCACCTCAACCTCCTGGAGAAGGACTACTTTGGCCTGACCTTCTGTGATGCTGACAGCCAGAAG AACTGGCTGGACCCCTCCAAGGAAATCAAGAAGCAGATTCGGA GCAGCCCCTGGAATTTTGCCTTCACAGTCAAGTTCTACCCCCCTGACCCTGCTCAGCTGACCGAAGACATCACAAG ATACTACCTGTGCCTGCAGCTGCGGGCGGACATCATCACGGGCCGGCTGCCCTGCTCCTTCGTCACGCATGCCCTGCTGGGCTCCTACGCTGTGCAGGCTGAGCTGGGTGACTATGATGCTGAGGAGCATGTGGGCAACTATGTCAGCGAGCTCCGCTTCGCCCCTAACCAGACCcgggagctggaggagaggatCATGGAGCTGCACAAGACGTATAG GGGCATGACCCCAGGAGAAGCAGAAATCCACTTCCTAGAGAATGCGAAGAAGCTTTCCATGTATGGAGTAGACCTGCACCATGCCAAG GACTCTGAGGGCATCGACATCATGTTAGGAGTCTGTGCCAATGGCCTGCTTATCTACCGGGACCGGCTGAGAATCAACCGCTTCGCCTGGCCCAAGATTCTCAAGATCTCCTACAAGAGGAGTAACTTTTATATCAAGATCCGGCCTGGGGAG TATGAGCAGTTTGAGAGCACAATTGGCTTTAAACTCCCAAACCACCGGTCAGCCAAGAGACTGTGGAAGGTGTGCATCGAGCACCACACGTTCTTCCG GCTGGTGTCCCCTGAGCCCCCACCCAAGGGCTTCCTGGTGATGGGCTCCAAGTTCCGGTATAGTGGGAGGACCCAGGCACAGACCCGCCAGGCCAGCGCCCTCATCGATCGACCTGCACCCTTCTTTGAGCGTTCCTCCAGCAAACGGTACACCATGTCCCGCAGCCTTGATGGAG AGTTCTCCCGTCCAGCCTCAGTCAGTGAGAACCATGACGCAGGACCTGACAGTGACAAGCGGGAAGAGGATGGCGAGTCTGGGGGGCGGCGGTCAGAGGCCGAGGAGGGAGAGCTGAGGACCCCCACCAAGATCAAGGAGCTAAAG CCGGAGCAGGAAACCACGCCGAGACACAAACAGGAG TTCTTAGACAAGCCAGAGGATGTCTTGCTGAAGCACCAGGCCAGCATCAACGAGCTCAAGAGGACCCTGAAGGAACCCAACAGCAAACTGATCCACCGGGATCGAGACTGGGAGCGGGAGCGCAGGCTGCCCTCCTCacccgcctccccctcccccaagggCACCCCTGAGAAAGCCAATGAG TCCCAGAGGACCCAGGACATCTCTCAGCAGGACTTGGCACCTGAGCCTGGGACGGCCACAGGCTTGGAAGTGTTCACTCAGAAAAGCCTCGCAGCGTCTCCTGAG GGTTCAGAGCATTGGGTATTTATAGAAAGAGAGTACACTAGGCCAGAAGAACTCAGTCTCCTAAAAATGACTACCACGCAgcaggaagaaagggaggcaggCCTCACAGATATCCTTGCTGATGGCAGACTCTCCAAGGTAGACGTCCTGGTGGACAAGTTCAAAGTTGAAGTGGCCACAGAAGTAATGGTGGGAACTGGAAGAGCAAACACCCAGCAACAAGGAAGAATGATTGCAAGCCCTGAAGACTTTGAGTCTGTGTGGGAGGAAGGCCTGTGGGCCAGGGATGGCCCAGGAGGGGCTTCTCTGGCTGTAGGCTATACCCTGGCAGAAAAGCTCCTTGAGGGCTCCCGGTTCCAAGTGGGCACTGGAGAGACAACCATCAGGATGCGCCATGTCTCCGGTGGTCAGCAAGAGGGCCAGACGGAGctgaggaaggagctgggggaGTTCCAGGCTGGTGGAAGACCCAGTACACCGGGGACCAGGCCAGCAGAGATGGATGGCCTCTCTCTAGCCTCTGACAGGGGAGGACTCCAGTCATTTCTGCTGGACCCAGCTGACGTGGAAGCCAGAGCTGACTCCAGTGATGAAACTGATACTTCCTTTGCAGAGAGGAGCTTCTATTTAAGCTATGGAGAGAAAGATTCTGAAGACcaagccctccctccacccctggaGGAGAGTGAAGAGCACATGGATGCCTCTCCTGGAGATAAGACCAGGCCGGAGCGCTCTGAGAAGCTCGCAGAGAGCTCTGAGCTAAACTCCTCAGGCCCGTGGGGCTCTGCTGCAGTTTCCTGCAGgaacactggtgaagaggatgaaGTCCACTCACCTTCCTCAGAGGAAGGGGCAGGACCTCCCAGGAAACACGGAAGACTGGATGACCTGGAGGCCTTTGTTGAGCAGCTCAGTAAGGAAACTTCTCCAGGGCAGACGTTTGCTGAGGCCTGGGAAGAAGCCAGGTGGGGGGTAGAAGGACAGTTTACTCACTCAGCATCCACCGTGGCCTCAGAGGAAGAGGCCCCCAAGAGTGGAGATTTGATGGAAAAGGCTGAAAAAAGCCCCCCAGTGGGATGGAAGAATCACTCCCCTCACAGAGGAGGGCACGTGAACCCAGACCTCCTGGCCTGCGCCCTTCCATGGGCCATCTCTCCTGACAATGTCAGGAAGCCAGCTAAACCAGACAGAGGCAACGTCCTGCCCAAAGACAGGGGACTGGTTCACACCCAAACAGGAGAACTTGCAATGGAGGACAGCAGAGCCTCAGCATTTCTTCAGATGGAGGTGATcacccacctccctgcctccccaggtCCCTTTCAAGCTCAGGCAGCTCCAGAGGAAGTTTCTCCAAGCCCAGCCCCTCATAAGTCAGGGGATCCTTCGCAGCTCATGGATCCTTTTGGAGAAAAGTCGCTTGTGTTTCTCAAACAGGCCCATCCTCCCAAAGAAAGCCCGGAGCCCAAGGACCAAGTAGGGCTGTTTGTGACCCCGGACAGAGGGGAGTGCCGAGCGCCTCCCATTGCCAGCAGAAAGCCCAGAGTTGTCCCTGAAGAAGCTGAGGGGGCCATACCCCTGGGATTGGTGTTCCCTTCAGGGAAGCAAAAGGAGATGACCTCTTTCCAGGCGGGGGGCCAAGAGGGCTCCCTAGAAGATATTAGCAAGACCTCAGTGGCCAACAAAATTCACATCTTTGAGACCCATGGAGTGAGACCCACTCGCCGAGTGAGCCAAGGTGAAACAAGGGCTCTTCCAAACGAGTTGTCTTCAGAGGCTTCCACGGGTCAGGTGGAGCAGCAGCGGAACAAGCTCTTAGACCTGGGCTTTATCCAACTCCAGCCCCTGGGGGACTTTGCCGGCCCCAAAGCCACACATTCCTCGGTGATACAGCCAGCGACCAGACACTTCAGGCAGGGCATTCCTGCCGTATCTCCCCAGGAAGGAGGCATGGAACTCCAGCTCGTGTCCCCCGATTCAGGCTGTGAAACTACGCTGGAAGAAGTTACTGGGGGAACTGGCCAC AACAAATCCGGAGATGCAGTCAGGGAAGAGAAGCGAGTCACCAGCTTAGCAGCGAACCCCTCTGGAAAGGGAGGGCGCCTGAGATTCACCAGCCCCTCGGGCCCTCAG agagcagggctgagggagggctcAGAGGAGAAAGTCAAACCACCACGTCCCAAGGCCCCAGAGAGTGACACAGGAGATGAGGACCAAGACCAGGAGAGGGACGCAGTGTTCCTGAAGGACAACCACCTGGCCATTGAGCGCAAGTGCTCCAGCATCACAGTCAGCTCCACGTCCAGCCTGGAGGCTGAGGTCGACTTCACAGTCATTGGTGACTACCATGGCAGCGCCTTCGAAGACTTCTCCCGCAGCCTGCCTGAGCTCGACCGAGACAAAAGCGACTCGGAACCCGAGGGCCTGGTGTTCTCCCGGGATCTCAACAAGGGGGGCCCTGGTCAGGATGACGAGTCAGGGGGCATCGAGGACAGCCCGGATCGAGGGGCCTGCTCTACCCTGGATATGCCCCAGTTTGAG CCTGTGAAAACGGAAACCATGACTGTCAGCAGCCTGGCCATCAGGAAGAAGATCGAGCCGGAGGCTGTACTGCAGACCAGAGTCAGCACTGTGGACACCAGCCAG GTTGATGGCACTGCCCCAGGGGGGAAGGAGTTCATGCCAACCACTCCCTCCATCACCACGGAGACCATATCAACCACCATG GAGAACAGTGTCAAGTCCGGGAAGGGGGCAGCTGCCATGATCCCAGGCCCACAGACGGTGGCCACGGAAATCCGTTCTCTTTCTCCG ATCATCGGGAAAGATGTCCTCACCAGCACCTACAGCGCCACCGCGGAAAccctctccacctccaccaccacccatGTTACCAAA ACTGTGAAAGGAGGGTTTTCTGAGACAAGGATTGAGAAGCGAATCATCATTACTGGGGACGAAGATGTTGATCAAGACCAG GCCCTggctttggccatcaaggaggccaAACTGCAGCATCCTGACATGCTGGTAACCAAAGCTGTCGTATACAGAGAAACAGACCCATCCCCAGAGGAGAGGGACAAGAAGCCACAG
- the EPB41L1 gene encoding band 4.1-like protein 1 isoform X11, protein MTTETGPDSEVKKAQEEAPQQPEAAADATTPVTPAGHGHPEANSNEKHLPQQDTRPAEQSLDMEEKDYGEADGLSERTTPSKAQKSPQKIAKKYKSAICRVTLLDASEYECEVEKHGRGQVLFDLVCEHLNLLEKDYFGLTFCDADSQKNWLDPSKEIKKQIRSSPWNFAFTVKFYPPDPAQLTEDITRYYLCLQLRADIITGRLPCSFVTHALLGSYAVQAELGDYDAEEHVGNYVSELRFAPNQTRELEERIMELHKTYRGMTPGEAEIHFLENAKKLSMYGVDLHHAKDSEGIDIMLGVCANGLLIYRDRLRINRFAWPKILKISYKRSNFYIKIRPGEYEQFESTIGFKLPNHRSAKRLWKVCIEHHTFFRLVSPEPPPKGFLVMGSKFRYSGRTQAQTRQASALIDRPAPFFERSSSKRYTMSRSLDGEFSRPASVSENHDAGPDSDKREEDGESGGRRSEAEEGELRTPTKIKELKPEQETTPRHKQEFLDKPEDVLLKHQASINELKRTLKEPNSKLIHRDRDWERERRLPSSPASPSPKGTPEKANERAGLREGSEEKVKPPRPKAPESDTGDEDQDQERDAVFLKDNHLAIERKCSSITVSSTSSLEAEVDFTVIGDYHGSAFEDFSRSLPELDRDKSDSEPEGLVFSRDLNKGGPGQDDESGGIEDSPDRGACSTLDMPQFEPVKTETMTVSSLAIRKKIEPEAVLQTRVSTVDTSQVDGTAPGGKEFMPTTPSITTETISTTMENSVKSGKGAAAMIPGPQTVATEIRSLSPIIGKDVLTSTYSATAETLSTSTTTHVTKTVKGGFSETRIEKRIIITGDEDVDQDQALALAIKEAKLQHPDMLVTKAVVYRETDPSPEERDKKPQPCRTTRASQTAMIVEVP, encoded by the exons AGCCTAGACATGGAGGAGAAGGACTACGGTGAGGCCGACGGCCTGTCAGAGAGGACCACGCCCAGCAAGGCCCAGAAATCGCCCCAGAAGATTGCCAAGAAATACAAGAGTGCCATCTGCCGAGTCACTCTGCTCGATGCCTCTGAGTATGAGTGTGAGGTGGAG aAACATGGCCGGGGCCAGGTGCTATTTGACCTGGTCTGTGAGCACCTCAACCTCCTGGAGAAGGACTACTTTGGCCTGACCTTCTGTGATGCTGACAGCCAGAAG AACTGGCTGGACCCCTCCAAGGAAATCAAGAAGCAGATTCGGA GCAGCCCCTGGAATTTTGCCTTCACAGTCAAGTTCTACCCCCCTGACCCTGCTCAGCTGACCGAAGACATCACAAG ATACTACCTGTGCCTGCAGCTGCGGGCGGACATCATCACGGGCCGGCTGCCCTGCTCCTTCGTCACGCATGCCCTGCTGGGCTCCTACGCTGTGCAGGCTGAGCTGGGTGACTATGATGCTGAGGAGCATGTGGGCAACTATGTCAGCGAGCTCCGCTTCGCCCCTAACCAGACCcgggagctggaggagaggatCATGGAGCTGCACAAGACGTATAG GGGCATGACCCCAGGAGAAGCAGAAATCCACTTCCTAGAGAATGCGAAGAAGCTTTCCATGTATGGAGTAGACCTGCACCATGCCAAG GACTCTGAGGGCATCGACATCATGTTAGGAGTCTGTGCCAATGGCCTGCTTATCTACCGGGACCGGCTGAGAATCAACCGCTTCGCCTGGCCCAAGATTCTCAAGATCTCCTACAAGAGGAGTAACTTTTATATCAAGATCCGGCCTGGGGAG TATGAGCAGTTTGAGAGCACAATTGGCTTTAAACTCCCAAACCACCGGTCAGCCAAGAGACTGTGGAAGGTGTGCATCGAGCACCACACGTTCTTCCG GCTGGTGTCCCCTGAGCCCCCACCCAAGGGCTTCCTGGTGATGGGCTCCAAGTTCCGGTATAGTGGGAGGACCCAGGCACAGACCCGCCAGGCCAGCGCCCTCATCGATCGACCTGCACCCTTCTTTGAGCGTTCCTCCAGCAAACGGTACACCATGTCCCGCAGCCTTGATGGAG AGTTCTCCCGTCCAGCCTCAGTCAGTGAGAACCATGACGCAGGACCTGACAGTGACAAGCGGGAAGAGGATGGCGAGTCTGGGGGGCGGCGGTCAGAGGCCGAGGAGGGAGAGCTGAGGACCCCCACCAAGATCAAGGAGCTAAAG CCGGAGCAGGAAACCACGCCGAGACACAAACAGGAG TTCTTAGACAAGCCAGAGGATGTCTTGCTGAAGCACCAGGCCAGCATCAACGAGCTCAAGAGGACCCTGAAGGAACCCAACAGCAAACTGATCCACCGGGATCGAGACTGGGAGCGGGAGCGCAGGCTGCCCTCCTCacccgcctccccctcccccaagggCACCCCTGAGAAAGCCAATGAG agagcagggctgagggagggctcAGAGGAGAAAGTCAAACCACCACGTCCCAAGGCCCCAGAGAGTGACACAGGAGATGAGGACCAAGACCAGGAGAGGGACGCAGTGTTCCTGAAGGACAACCACCTGGCCATTGAGCGCAAGTGCTCCAGCATCACAGTCAGCTCCACGTCCAGCCTGGAGGCTGAGGTCGACTTCACAGTCATTGGTGACTACCATGGCAGCGCCTTCGAAGACTTCTCCCGCAGCCTGCCTGAGCTCGACCGAGACAAAAGCGACTCGGAACCCGAGGGCCTGGTGTTCTCCCGGGATCTCAACAAGGGGGGCCCTGGTCAGGATGACGAGTCAGGGGGCATCGAGGACAGCCCGGATCGAGGGGCCTGCTCTACCCTGGATATGCCCCAGTTTGAG CCTGTGAAAACGGAAACCATGACTGTCAGCAGCCTGGCCATCAGGAAGAAGATCGAGCCGGAGGCTGTACTGCAGACCAGAGTCAGCACTGTGGACACCAGCCAG GTTGATGGCACTGCCCCAGGGGGGAAGGAGTTCATGCCAACCACTCCCTCCATCACCACGGAGACCATATCAACCACCATG GAGAACAGTGTCAAGTCCGGGAAGGGGGCAGCTGCCATGATCCCAGGCCCACAGACGGTGGCCACGGAAATCCGTTCTCTTTCTCCG ATCATCGGGAAAGATGTCCTCACCAGCACCTACAGCGCCACCGCGGAAAccctctccacctccaccaccacccatGTTACCAAA ACTGTGAAAGGAGGGTTTTCTGAGACAAGGATTGAGAAGCGAATCATCATTACTGGGGACGAAGATGTTGATCAAGACCAG GCCCTggctttggccatcaaggaggccaAACTGCAGCATCCTGACATGCTGGTAACCAAAGCTGTCGTATACAGAGAAACAGACCCATCCCCAGAGGAGAGGGACAAGAAGCCACAG